The following is a genomic window from Deltaproteobacteria bacterium.
AAACTAGGTTGAGCTACTGGGACTACCAAACGCGTATCAGCTGGGGCGACCGTAAATTGTTTCTCTCGGCCATGTTCTTGGGCGCCCATGACAAGCTTGAGACCTTAGACTCCAAATACGAGAATGGCGAACTCGTAGAGTTTAGAGAGCCAACTTTATGGGCTGAATTCCACAAAATCATTTTCAAATTGCGTCATCAATCCTCTGCGCTGATTGGCAACTACCATGTTGCCCTAAGTTATGACTTAAGTGCACTGGAATCCGCAGATCCTTCTGCAACAAGCTTTGGGATAGCACCCCACCTTGACTGGCAATGGAACGTTCTCCACTCACTTAAAATCATCGCCGGCTTGGAGGCAGAGTTTAGAGAACTGAGTCTATCCGATGACACCATGAACTCAACGACATCCGACAACCCCACTCAGGAGTTCCTAACACAAGCCAGTAGTGGGCTTCATAAGGATGCAGGAAGCTGGCTTGCCCTTACCTATGAACCATTAGACGCTTGGTTCATCACCCCTGGAGTTCGAGTCGATGTTTATTCCAACACCCAACAATCCCATTGGGGCATCCAGCCGCGCCTCCAAATAAGCGGTAAGGTATTCGAACAAGACGACCAAAGCCTCTGGTTCAAAGCAGCCAGTGGCATTTACCAACAACCTCCTCGACCTTACTTCACGCTACCCGGCTTGAGTGTAACCGCCTTGGATCTAGGCCTACTCAAGTCTTACCAAAATATGATTGGTACGAAATGGGGCATAAACGCTGAGTGGAGCCTAGACCTTCAAGTTTACTACAATCATCTCGACCCTACACTTTTCGAACTGAACCTAAGTGAAA
Proteins encoded in this region:
- a CDS encoding TonB-dependent receptor, whose translation is TRLSYWDYQTRISWGDRKLFLSAMFLGAHDKLETLDSKYENGELVEFREPTLWAEFHKIIFKLRHQSSALIGNYHVALSYDLSALESADPSATSFGIAPHLDWQWNVLHSLKIIAGLEAEFRELSLSDDTMNSTTSDNPTQEFLTQASSGLHKDAGSWLALTYEPLDAWFITPGVRVDVYSNTQQSHWGIQPRLQISGKVFEQDDQSLWFKAASGIYQQPPRPYFTLPGLSVTALDLGLLKSYQNMIGTKWGINAEWSLDLQVYYNHLDPTLFELNLSENQEEQTNQNSSNSAANPDGQEWLTGLSSDSTGRAYGLEVILRKDDNGHFFGWLSYALARSERRRDERYVAYDFDRTHILNLVAGFKFSGNWEIGSRLVFQTGTPLSTDNGGVASGRSQPNWRIDLRIDKRIVFNQWLLDFYVEILNVGVTRESGGLLSGNGFRYVLPTLGLKANL